One genomic segment of Corynebacterium durum includes these proteins:
- a CDS encoding non-ribosomal peptide synthetase yields MGISNRPAVDTSQPPITADDVIEELQNLLPNTSIRPDSDLFSVGFDSLRIMRFAGLCRKAGFDISFADFLEKPEPAAWAELLNNHAPSTQAPSVTTPSTAPEAATPADNSGTSSTSDDASPFRLAPLQHAYWAGGYDTDKLGGVSAHLYVELDGPDHEPDTLQAALDTVVARHDMLRVKILNDGTQKVQAQPDTPIFSSLDLRDTNDVTVAATLEDIRSEMSGQRAAADLGRMIDVRLTRLPGGRARLHVDFDMLAGDAMSYRIVLDDLAAVLTGEELAPISSSFREYLDAPEVTSLRNRERDQQWWAEQLATLPDPPKLPTYTGVPAHSVRPQRRHLFLDERQRAALEHHAQDNGVTPAACLATAFAEAIGSFTTESRFLLNVPLFHRQQILPDIDRVVGDFSSSVLVTVDVSQEQTVLDRIRAVSESMHGSMRHSDWSALDILRDMSRSRGSQVIAPIVYTSAVGLGELFSARVRSVFGDPVWILSEGPQVLLDAQVTELDGGFLANWDVREGMFLPGMVDAMFESYRANVDLLVQDAEWASAPFPSAVPEEQNQARRDTETTAPLPEDALLHRRFFDLADTHPDRPAVLWGEHGVRTYAELRDDALRVATSLRKHGVAPGDIVGVRIAKGPHQLTALLGVLAAGAAWVPLGADQPATRRSRILERADATVVLHDTNALSDPDEGITGVLLDDALTTDLPEDAAAQATTQSPDDVVYVLFTSGSTGEPKGVELTHRAVMNTINAVNEIVGLTADDRTLGLSSLEFDLSVHDMFGPLNVGGAVVTLTEQERRDAEAWIGLMTRHHVTQLYCVPPLLDMLLSSTSTTQLDKLRWCLLGGDWVTLDLPGRLRERAPHCRFAGLGGATETAIHSTFFEVTDPEAIDPIWGSVPFGSPLPNMHARIVDDAGRIRPDFAPGEYLVSGPGIARGYRHDAEMTDRKFPTIDGARWYRTNDLARYLPGGCIEFLGRRDDQVKIRGYRIEIGEVEAALRQAPGVHSCVAVVSRPAGGPRDGSAHLGAVIAAGSNPAPDLEEQVRAFLGETLPPYMIPDLMVIVEAIPVNKNGKSDREYCAQLIDTARRDTVQQSASEPPTPGTLEHLVAGVFAEVIGVPESVIGLDDDFIQVGGDSVLTTKAASVLRDVLDDPSLPAVLLFESRTPRSVAASLREVEAEPGLFDRTAAIVYELDNEGL; encoded by the coding sequence ATGGGAATTAGCAATCGTCCAGCTGTTGATACATCACAACCCCCAATCACAGCGGACGATGTGATAGAAGAGCTACAGAACCTTCTCCCCAACACCTCCATCCGCCCAGACTCTGATCTTTTTTCCGTCGGCTTTGACTCCCTGCGCATCATGCGGTTCGCAGGGTTGTGCAGAAAAGCTGGCTTTGACATTTCTTTCGCGGATTTCCTGGAAAAGCCAGAACCCGCAGCCTGGGCTGAGCTGCTGAACAACCATGCGCCCAGCACTCAAGCCCCAAGCGTAACGACGCCCAGTACCGCCCCCGAAGCTGCCACGCCTGCTGACAACAGCGGCACCAGCAGCACCAGCGACGATGCCTCCCCATTCCGGTTGGCTCCCTTGCAACACGCCTATTGGGCGGGCGGCTACGACACCGACAAGCTGGGCGGGGTGTCGGCGCACCTCTACGTGGAACTAGACGGCCCCGACCATGAACCGGATACCCTGCAGGCAGCACTGGATACTGTGGTCGCACGGCACGACATGCTCAGGGTGAAAATCCTGAACGACGGCACGCAGAAAGTGCAGGCACAGCCTGACACCCCGATATTTAGTTCGCTGGATCTACGCGACACCAACGATGTCACCGTCGCCGCGACACTGGAGGATATTCGCTCAGAGATGAGCGGCCAGCGTGCGGCAGCTGACCTGGGCCGGATGATTGATGTTCGCCTCACCCGCCTCCCCGGTGGGCGTGCACGCCTGCACGTGGATTTTGACATGCTGGCTGGCGACGCCATGAGCTACCGCATCGTCCTGGATGACCTCGCCGCCGTGCTCACTGGCGAAGAGCTTGCCCCCATTAGCAGCAGTTTCCGCGAGTATCTTGATGCCCCGGAGGTCACGTCCCTGAGGAACCGAGAACGAGATCAACAGTGGTGGGCGGAGCAATTGGCAACTCTGCCGGATCCTCCTAAACTCCCCACCTATACCGGTGTGCCCGCACATTCAGTGCGCCCGCAGCGTCGGCATTTGTTCCTGGATGAGCGGCAGCGCGCCGCGCTTGAGCACCATGCGCAGGATAACGGTGTGACTCCCGCGGCCTGCCTGGCGACTGCTTTTGCAGAGGCCATTGGTTCTTTCACCACCGAATCGCGTTTCCTGTTGAACGTGCCGCTGTTCCACCGGCAGCAGATCCTCCCCGATATTGACCGTGTGGTCGGAGATTTCAGTTCCTCAGTGCTGGTGACCGTCGATGTCTCCCAGGAGCAGACGGTGCTGGATCGTATCCGTGCCGTCTCGGAAAGTATGCACGGCAGCATGCGGCATTCGGACTGGTCAGCGCTTGATATTTTGCGCGATATGAGCCGTAGTCGCGGCAGTCAGGTGATCGCCCCGATTGTGTACACCTCGGCGGTGGGTTTGGGGGAATTGTTCTCTGCTCGGGTGCGCTCGGTGTTTGGCGATCCAGTGTGGATCCTTTCGGAAGGCCCCCAGGTTCTCCTTGATGCGCAGGTCACGGAACTGGATGGTGGTTTCCTGGCCAACTGGGATGTTCGCGAAGGAATGTTCCTTCCGGGCATGGTAGATGCCATGTTTGAGTCGTACCGCGCCAATGTTGATCTGCTGGTGCAGGACGCGGAATGGGCATCAGCACCGTTCCCCAGTGCCGTTCCGGAAGAGCAGAATCAGGCTCGGCGCGATACGGAAACCACAGCCCCACTCCCTGAGGACGCCCTGCTACACCGACGTTTCTTCGACCTTGCTGACACACATCCTGACCGACCGGCCGTGTTGTGGGGTGAGCACGGTGTGCGTACCTACGCTGAGCTGCGGGATGATGCGTTGCGCGTCGCGACGTCGTTACGCAAACACGGCGTAGCACCTGGGGATATTGTGGGTGTTCGCATCGCTAAAGGCCCACACCAACTCACCGCGCTGCTGGGCGTGTTGGCGGCGGGTGCGGCGTGGGTGCCGCTGGGTGCGGACCAACCCGCCACGCGCCGGAGCCGCATCCTTGAGCGCGCCGACGCTACTGTGGTGCTGCACGATACGAACGCGCTGTCCGACCCGGATGAGGGGATCACCGGTGTTCTGCTTGACGACGCCCTGACTACCGACCTCCCCGAGGATGCTGCGGCGCAGGCGACCACCCAATCCCCCGACGATGTGGTGTATGTGCTGTTCACGTCCGGTTCCACCGGGGAGCCCAAGGGTGTAGAGCTGACGCATCGTGCCGTCATGAACACCATCAACGCTGTGAACGAGATTGTCGGCCTTACTGCCGACGACCGCACGTTGGGCCTATCGTCCCTGGAATTCGACCTGTCCGTGCATGACATGTTCGGTCCGTTGAACGTCGGCGGAGCCGTAGTGACACTCACCGAGCAGGAACGCCGCGACGCGGAAGCATGGATTGGTTTAATGACGCGGCACCATGTGACCCAGCTGTATTGCGTCCCACCGCTGCTTGACATGTTGTTGTCTTCAACATCAACAACCCAGCTTGACAAGCTGCGCTGGTGTCTCCTCGGCGGGGACTGGGTCACTCTCGACCTGCCCGGACGCCTAAGGGAACGCGCACCACACTGCCGCTTCGCCGGACTCGGTGGCGCCACCGAAACCGCCATCCACTCGACCTTCTTCGAGGTTACGGACCCAGAAGCCATCGATCCGATATGGGGATCGGTACCCTTTGGCAGCCCACTGCCCAACATGCATGCCCGCATCGTTGATGATGCAGGACGCATCAGACCTGACTTCGCGCCCGGTGAATACCTGGTGTCTGGACCTGGCATTGCCCGTGGTTACCGCCACGATGCCGAAATGACGGACCGTAAATTCCCCACCATTGATGGGGCACGCTGGTACCGCACCAACGATCTTGCGCGCTACCTTCCCGGCGGATGCATTGAATTCCTGGGCCGCCGAGATGACCAGGTGAAAATCCGGGGCTACCGCATCGAAATTGGCGAGGTTGAGGCGGCGCTCCGCCAGGCCCCGGGTGTGCACAGCTGCGTGGCTGTGGTGTCGCGCCCCGCTGGTGGTCCGCGGGATGGTTCCGCCCATTTGGGTGCCGTCATCGCCGCTGGCAGCAACCCTGCGCCGGACCTGGAAGAGCAGGTACGAGCGTTCCTCGGCGAGACGCTACCGCCCTACATGATTCCCGACCTCATGGTGATCGTAGAGGCCATTCCGGTGAACAAGAACGGCAAGTCAGACCGGGAGTACTGCGCCCAGCTCATCGACACTGCCCGGCGCGACACGGTGCAGCAGTCTGCGTCGGAGCCACCCACCCCTGGCACGTTGGAGCACCTGGTGGCAGGCGTGTTTGCCGAGGTCATTGGCGTTCCCGAGTCTGTCATTGGCCTGGATGATGATTTCATTCAGGTGGGCGGGGATTCGGTTCTGACCACCAAGGCCGCCTCTGTGCTGCGTGATGTGCTGGACGATCCGAGCCTCCCGGCGGTGTTGTTGTTCGAGTCAAGGACACCGCGGAGTGTCGCGGCGTCGTTACGCGAGGTAGAGGCCGAGCCGGGGTTGTTTGACCGGACTGCGGCGATTGTGTATGAGCTCGACAACGAAGGTCTGTGA
- a CDS encoding alpha/beta hydrolase encodes MAADLGLNITGEGTPIVMVMGRNASGRVWDAHQVPGLVARGWRVATFDNRGSGGNIDPNQQFHFNDLVQDVLTIIDQHLGEPAFLVGTSLGSRIVLEAARQRPDLVRGVVAAAAHARLTPLQIAQSKELVAVTDALSTVAPDYLAATTATLNLSPSTLLDDAASADWLALLTFAGQGSTVGLAQQIAADCGSDQSQHYPQIAVPVLTLAYADDRVIFPEQVRDVAQLIPGAEYAELPRAGHFGYLERPNEFNELVHEFFTRTNS; translated from the coding sequence ATGGCCGCAGATCTTGGCCTGAACATCACAGGTGAGGGCACGCCTATCGTCATGGTGATGGGCCGGAACGCCTCTGGCCGGGTATGGGATGCCCACCAAGTCCCAGGGCTGGTGGCTCGGGGGTGGCGGGTAGCCACGTTTGATAACCGCGGCAGCGGCGGCAACATCGACCCCAACCAGCAGTTTCATTTCAACGACCTGGTCCAAGACGTCCTGACCATCATTGACCAGCACCTCGGCGAACCGGCGTTCCTCGTGGGCACGTCCCTGGGGTCCCGCATCGTTCTGGAGGCTGCGCGCCAGCGGCCTGACCTGGTGCGGGGCGTCGTTGCTGCGGCCGCCCACGCGCGCCTCACGCCCCTGCAGATTGCACAGTCGAAAGAACTCGTGGCGGTCACGGATGCTCTGTCTACCGTTGCCCCCGACTACCTCGCCGCGACCACCGCAACGCTCAATTTATCCCCCAGCACCCTGCTTGACGACGCCGCGTCTGCCGACTGGCTCGCCTTGCTCACCTTCGCGGGGCAAGGATCAACAGTGGGGCTTGCCCAACAAATCGCGGCGGACTGCGGCAGCGATCAGTCGCAGCACTACCCGCAGATCGCGGTGCCTGTGCTGACGTTGGCATACGCGGATGACCGCGTGATTTTCCCCGAGCAAGTGCGCGATGTCGCCCAGCTCATTCCTGGGGCGGAGTATGCCGAGTTACCTCGCGCCGGGCATTTTGGTTATCTGGAACGCCCCAACGAGTTCAACGAACTCGTGCATGAGTTTTTTACTCGCACGAATTCTTAA
- a CDS encoding MbtH family protein has product MSQPTNPFDDDNGRFYVLRNKEEQHSLWPTFAAVPDGWDVVFGEASRAECLDYVNENWTDILPLSARKAVAEARGE; this is encoded by the coding sequence ATGAGCCAACCGACCAATCCCTTTGATGATGACAATGGACGCTTCTACGTTCTTCGAAACAAAGAGGAACAGCATTCACTGTGGCCCACATTCGCCGCCGTCCCCGACGGTTGGGATGTGGTGTTTGGGGAGGCAAGCCGCGCAGAATGCCTGGACTATGTGAACGAAAACTGGACTGACATTCTGCCGCTGTCAGCGAGGAAAGCCGTTGCGGAAGCACGTGGCGAATAA
- a CDS encoding GNAT family N-acetyltransferase, which yields MSAEDNANIVRLWAAETHVLPPVERGTSTRVVTPPLFVAADQRDAAALSFQWSVPQVGLPTVDEVSLVDPADESGRQVPVSDPAELLALLQRVAAFRAGRDTPDNPDLEAVGHAHEALVDVLSSTESASDNTPAASTPAEPADGSVEGHTPGAWLEADSFFFPTLRGRDTLNHSGPTGTTWLAAAGFGGPKDDMPELSLDGLDLPGKMAGAVEFEGCELREAHGPADAERIAEWMQSELLYTFRQPWSVERWEEELDLLNSQPFTQPYILSAEGAPIGYIEVYRPAHMSIGASRPTDPRTVGIHIGVADTSRVGKGMGRDLVTLFGVAALLGDKTLFSHALGEPNLLNNAARGAAKHTMGGEVAQLAFPHKCAALLSSAPTVLSAVISARAQYE from the coding sequence ATGTCTGCTGAGGATAATGCGAATATTGTGCGTTTGTGGGCGGCAGAGACGCATGTGCTGCCGCCGGTGGAGCGGGGGACGTCGACACGTGTGGTGACCCCACCGTTGTTTGTGGCCGCTGACCAGCGAGATGCTGCGGCGTTGTCTTTCCAGTGGTCAGTGCCGCAGGTGGGGCTGCCCACAGTGGATGAGGTAAGCCTGGTGGACCCTGCTGACGAGTCGGGTCGGCAGGTGCCGGTGTCTGATCCGGCGGAATTGTTGGCGTTATTGCAGCGTGTCGCGGCATTCAGGGCTGGCCGAGACACCCCTGATAACCCGGATCTGGAGGCCGTTGGGCACGCTCATGAGGCGCTTGTTGATGTGTTGAGCAGCACCGAAAGCGCTTCTGACAATACTCCCGCAGCAAGCACCCCTGCTGAGCCCGCCGATGGCTCAGTGGAGGGCCACACGCCGGGCGCGTGGCTGGAGGCTGATTCCTTCTTTTTCCCCACATTGCGGGGCCGGGACACGCTGAATCACAGCGGCCCGACGGGTACAACGTGGCTGGCCGCTGCCGGTTTTGGTGGCCCGAAGGATGACATGCCGGAGCTTTCTCTGGATGGGCTTGATCTTCCAGGGAAGATGGCGGGTGCTGTGGAGTTTGAGGGCTGTGAGCTTCGTGAAGCCCACGGCCCAGCCGATGCGGAGCGCATCGCGGAGTGGATGCAGTCAGAGTTGCTGTACACGTTCCGGCAGCCGTGGTCCGTGGAACGCTGGGAGGAGGAGCTGGACCTGCTGAACAGCCAGCCGTTCACCCAGCCCTATATTTTGAGCGCGGAAGGTGCCCCCATTGGTTACATTGAGGTGTACCGCCCCGCGCACATGAGCATCGGGGCGTCGCGACCCACCGACCCGCGTACGGTGGGGATCCACATCGGCGTTGCCGATACATCGCGGGTGGGCAAAGGCATGGGCCGTGACCTCGTGACACTATTTGGGGTGGCGGCGCTGCTGGGGGATAAAACGCTGTTTTCCCACGCGCTGGGGGAACCAAACCTTTTGAACAATGCCGCACGGGGAGCGGCGAAACACACCATGGGTGGCGAGGTCGCACAGTTGGCGTTTCCGCATAAATGCGCCGCGTTGCTGAGCTCGGCACCAACAGTTTTATCAGCAGTTATATCAGCGAGGGCACAATATGAGTGA
- a CDS encoding iron-siderophore ABC transporter substrate-binding protein: protein MTHPTTGHSRMTVLAMGSPAGLSHRPLYRTALMMLAFVASIVLVAGLSACSSSGSGASGETITVSHVYGESQLPTKPKKVVTLVPGYTDAMLALGESPAAIAGYAGFPKSVMPWEEGKLQVEPEGSTHVLKLMNPSDVPLEQIAQQEPDLILAGALASNEEIYKKLQDVAPTLPALADGKLDSWQDQTKIVGQLFKKESEADNIVASTEQTLSAVSQEFPAAAGKTFAVAFFGGADNIQVVTDPNDITVQMLTKMGLKLPDSLIGLGGGEGGVQGRLSLETIDKMNSDIIIMGSTGDLSAMESSPLWPGLTAVRENHVLKLDPAAVTSFRVPTVLSVPWSIEQIKPTLATF from the coding sequence ATGACGCATCCCACCACTGGTCATTCTCGCATGACCGTATTAGCCATGGGTTCACCCGCAGGGCTTTCACATCGCCCCTTGTATCGAACCGCCCTGATGATGCTGGCGTTTGTCGCCAGCATCGTGCTGGTTGCTGGCCTGTCGGCTTGTTCCTCGTCTGGTAGTGGCGCGTCGGGAGAAACGATCACAGTGAGCCACGTCTACGGCGAGTCTCAGCTACCCACCAAACCCAAGAAGGTGGTGACGCTGGTTCCGGGCTACACGGATGCCATGCTGGCGTTGGGTGAGTCTCCTGCCGCGATTGCTGGTTACGCTGGTTTCCCCAAGTCGGTCATGCCGTGGGAGGAAGGCAAGCTGCAGGTTGAGCCTGAGGGCAGTACCCATGTGCTGAAGCTGATGAACCCCAGCGACGTCCCGCTGGAACAGATTGCGCAGCAGGAACCCGACCTGATTCTCGCCGGTGCTTTGGCTTCCAACGAGGAAATTTATAAGAAGTTGCAGGATGTTGCCCCCACTCTCCCGGCGCTGGCTGACGGTAAGCTAGATTCCTGGCAGGACCAAACCAAGATTGTTGGCCAGCTGTTCAAGAAGGAAAGTGAGGCAGACAATATTGTTGCCTCAACAGAACAGACACTGTCGGCTGTGAGCCAGGAGTTCCCGGCCGCCGCAGGAAAGACGTTTGCGGTTGCGTTCTTTGGTGGCGCGGATAATATCCAGGTCGTGACGGACCCGAACGATATTACGGTGCAGATGCTCACGAAAATGGGTTTGAAGCTTCCAGACTCCCTCATCGGCCTGGGTGGCGGCGAAGGTGGCGTTCAGGGTAGGCTGTCCTTAGAAACAATTGATAAGATGAATTCGGATATCATCATCATGGGTTCGACAGGGGACCTGTCTGCAATGGAGTCATCTCCCCTGTGGCCAGGTCTCACGGCGGTACGGGAAAACCATGTTCTCAAACTGGATCCTGCGGCGGTCACGTCGTTCCGCGTGCCGACAGTCCTTTCGGTTCCGTGGAGTATCGAACAGATCAAACCCACACTTGCCACCTTTTGA
- a CDS encoding ABC transporter ATP-binding protein, protein MLFDAPSNLAAITGPEATRDRISFFTLSVVSTAVQAGAIMTLIPLFEGLFSDTPASAIRWVGMLVGLVALGWGIDHISHRIGFSLGCRILKTVETSGVASIRGMDISQLHSESASKLSKLLSTAGAESLSALAHLMFPLIQGILITPLLSIFLLTISWKLAMVAFVTGVLLTLALVGSQRLIARSEAAYDDATRELNDATLEFAWAQPTLRTAGVSRSALDDVLRGSRQRGLRLLLWQIPGETLFSIASQLGLLAFALVTGMLYLNSDISGATAAALIIVLLRIIEASGALSLLATPMSSMERTFRDIRALVDAADTSDSIPPTGTSSEAVEVQVSDVTYHYPDTTVGINSINLALPAGSITVVVGESGSGKSTLLDVLAGLRQHNTGSIAFNGTVLDAPNRLAHTSVMFQATELRQGTLRDNVTAADANADLDSIADQVQLVDILDKLPHGWDSTVGEGGSTLSGGERQRVGLARALAKNTGLLLVDEATSALDATNEQAIVDALGRLRGHRTMVIVTHRPALVSIADTVVVLKDGAIAENGTVSELIDKGGLFTHLWHRWQDVEQWTV, encoded by the coding sequence ATGCTTTTCGACGCCCCCTCCAACCTCGCCGCCATCACCGGCCCCGAAGCCACACGCGACCGCATCTCATTTTTCACGCTGAGCGTCGTGTCCACGGCGGTGCAGGCCGGGGCCATCATGACGCTGATTCCGCTGTTCGAGGGACTTTTCTCGGATACTCCCGCCTCCGCAATCCGCTGGGTGGGCATGCTGGTTGGGCTGGTGGCGCTGGGGTGGGGCATTGACCACATCAGCCACCGCATTGGTTTTTCCTTGGGGTGCCGCATTCTCAAAACCGTTGAAACTTCCGGGGTGGCGTCGATCCGTGGGATGGACATCTCGCAGCTGCACTCCGAATCCGCGTCAAAACTTTCAAAACTACTGTCCACCGCTGGTGCTGAATCCCTCTCTGCGCTTGCGCACCTGATGTTCCCTCTCATCCAAGGGATCCTGATTACCCCACTGCTCAGCATTTTCCTGCTCACCATATCGTGGAAGCTGGCCATGGTGGCCTTCGTGACCGGCGTTCTTCTGACCTTGGCACTGGTGGGGTCTCAGCGCCTGATCGCCCGCTCCGAGGCGGCCTACGACGACGCCACCCGCGAACTCAACGACGCCACACTGGAATTCGCCTGGGCACAACCAACGCTCCGCACCGCCGGGGTGAGCCGTTCCGCCCTTGACGACGTCCTCCGCGGGTCACGACAGCGCGGCCTGCGGCTCCTCCTCTGGCAAATCCCGGGTGAGACGCTGTTCAGCATCGCCTCACAGCTCGGCCTTCTCGCATTCGCACTGGTCACCGGCATGCTGTACCTCAATTCCGACATCTCCGGCGCCACTGCCGCAGCCCTCATCATCGTGTTGCTGCGCATCATCGAAGCCTCCGGTGCCCTGTCGCTCCTGGCCACACCCATGAGCTCCATGGAACGCACCTTCAGGGACATCCGAGCGCTTGTCGACGCCGCCGACACCAGCGATTCCATTCCACCCACTGGAACGTCCTCTGAGGCGGTGGAAGTGCAGGTCAGCGACGTGACCTACCACTACCCCGACACCACTGTGGGCATCAATTCCATCAACCTTGCCCTGCCTGCGGGAAGCATCACCGTTGTTGTTGGGGAGTCCGGCTCTGGAAAATCCACTCTCCTGGACGTTCTCGCGGGGCTTCGGCAACACAACACTGGCAGCATTGCCTTTAACGGCACTGTCTTGGACGCACCCAATCGCCTGGCACATACCTCTGTGATGTTCCAAGCGACAGAGCTCCGTCAAGGCACACTCCGCGACAACGTCACCGCAGCCGATGCCAACGCTGATTTAGACAGCATTGCCGATCAGGTGCAGCTTGTTGACATTCTTGACAAGCTGCCACACGGCTGGGATTCCACCGTCGGCGAAGGCGGGAGCACGTTGTCCGGCGGCGAGCGTCAACGTGTTGGACTCGCTCGGGCGCTGGCCAAAAACACCGGCTTGTTGCTGGTCGATGAGGCAACATCCGCCCTGGACGCCACCAATGAACAAGCAATTGTTGATGCCCTGGGCAGGCTGCGGGGTCACCGCACCATGGTGATTGTGACGCACCGCCCCGCGTTGGTATCCATCGCCGACACTGTTGTGGTGCTCAAAGACGGTGCCATTGCCGAAAACGGCACCGTCAGCGAACTCATTGACAAAGGCGGGTTGTTCACCCACCTGTGGCACCGCTGGCAAGACGTTGAGCAGTGGACTGTTTAA